In Bacteroidota bacterium, the genomic window AATACCTTATTGGTCTGACGCAAAACATTATTTTAAAAACCAGGTTGTCCATCCTGGAGGCCATACGCAATACCGATTATATACATTTTCAGCAGATAGGAAAAGAAAAAGTTTTCACCTCCCTTACTCAAGACACAGAAAAAATAAGCAATGCCGCTGCTTCCATTGTATATGCAACAACCTATCTTGTTACGGTACTTTTTTGTCTTTCTTACCTTGCCTATGTTTCCCTGATTGGATTTGCCCTTACCCTTGGAATTATCAGTTTGGGAATAATAATTTATTCTGTAAGACAAAATAAAATCCACGCAGCCCTTACTGAGGCACGTGACCTACAAAACCAGTTGTTTAAAAATATTGATGAACTTTTATCCGGTTTTAAGGAAGTAAAAATGAGCAAAGAGAAAAATGATGATCTTTTCAAAAACCACATAGAATCAACAGGTATTAAAACAAAACACCTGGCTTCTAAAGCCATTATAAGCTACCTGGATAACAGCATTACCGGGCAATTCTTCTTTTTCGTGCTTATAGGGTTTATCCTGTTTTACTTTCCTGCTTTAACTGGTAACAATGAGGTTGTGATAAGTTATATTTTTATTATTCTTTATATGCTTGGACCTATAGAGGGATTAATGGCCGTGGTTCCTGCGATTACCCAAGCAGATATTGCCCTTGACAGGATAGCTGAACTCAAACAGAAAACAGAATATTTTAAAAAATCAGAAATGGTTTTAGATAACACTTTTACTGACTTTAAAAGTTTATCTTTTAATAATATAAGTTTTTCTTATCCTGAGAAAAAAGCTGAAAAATTTTCTGTTGGCCCTGTTGATCTTAACATTAACAAAGGTGAAATTGTATTTATTGTTGGAGGTAACGGAAGCGGCAAAACAACCTTTTTTAAATTACTTACCGGTCTTTATAAACCAGACAGCGGATCATTGCAGGTAAACAATGAGCAGGTTGTTTCATCTGAAAAATACCGTGATTTATTTTCTGCCATTTACAGTGATTTTTACCTGTTTGAGAAGTTCTACGGGATGAAAAACATAAATGAAACTAAAGTAAATGAATACCTTGAGCTTATGCAGCTTTCCGATAAAGTTAAGTTTGAAAACGGCAGGTTCAGCAAAACAGATCTTTCAACCGGGCAAAGAAAAAGACTGGCAATGATTCTTAGCTTACTTGAAGATAAACCTATTTTAGTTTTAGATGAATGGGCAGCAGACCAGGATCCGAAATTCAGGCAATTCTTTTACCAGGACCTTCTACCCCGCCTTAAAAACCAAGGTAAAACTATAATTGCCATTACTCATGACGATAAGTATTTTTCAGTTGCTGATAATATTTATAAGATGGAATATGGGAAGTTTGAAAAGTTTTAGCAATCAATCTGTCTAAAGTCAGATTGATTCAGGTCACAGTAGTTTTGCGGCTTGGGGAAGAAGCGGACTTAGCAGCACAAAACTGTCGAGGCACAACAAAAGTTTATTAGATGCACTAAAACTTTATATAACCACAAAACCTGCTTTTTGCCAAGATGCTGTTAGTGCAAGTGCTTTCTTGTCTTCCGCACACAGTAAGGTTAGTCAGTGATTACTAATTTGTCTGTTGCGATTACTTTATCTTCTTGTGTCAGGCAAATAAAATATAGTCCGCTTACGAGATTGTTACGAGAGAGAGTAACGGTCTGCCCTGAAATGTTTTTTATTTCTGTTACTGTCTGTCCGAAACAATTATAAACTGTAAGAGTTGCGTTCTTTAATAGATTGTCTGTCTGCAAAGTTGTTTGCGAAGTAAACGGATTTGGAAAAATTTTAATTTCTG contains:
- a CDS encoding cyclic peptide export ABC transporter, which encodes MRLIGFLRKEAGTAGYLYLILGLISGFANASIIKFIDFFVNEVINKKGINEATEKYILIFLGILITFFVCQRIFSKYLIGLTQNIILKTRLSILEAIRNTDYIHFQQIGKEKVFTSLTQDTEKISNAAASIVYATTYLVTVLFCLSYLAYVSLIGFALTLGIISLGIIIYSVRQNKIHAALTEARDLQNQLFKNIDELLSGFKEVKMSKEKNDDLFKNHIESTGIKTKHLASKAIISYLDNSITGQFFFFVLIGFILFYFPALTGNNEVVISYIFIILYMLGPIEGLMAVVPAITQADIALDRIAELKQKTEYFKKSEMVLDNTFTDFKSLSFNNISFSYPEKKAEKFSVGPVDLNINKGEIVFIVGGNGSGKTTFFKLLTGLYKPDSGSLQVNNEQVVSSEKYRDLFSAIYSDFYLFEKFYGMKNINETKVNEYLELMQLSDKVKFENGRFSKTDLSTGQRKRLAMILSLLEDKPILVLDEWAADQDPKFRQFFYQDLLPRLKNQGKTIIAITHDDKYFSVADNIYKMEYGKFEKF
- a CDS encoding T9SS type A sorting domain-containing protein is translated as MQTDNLLKNATLTVYNCFGQTVTEIKNISGQTVTLSRNNLVSGLYFICLTQEDKVIATDKLVITD